The following DNA comes from Gammaproteobacteria bacterium.
CGCACCCGAGATAATTGGATCATTTTAATGGCGGGTGGTGTGGGGAAAAGGTTACGTCCCCTAACGCTGGACTGCCCTAAGCCATTAATCAAAATTGGTAATAAACCGATTGCAGAGATACTTTTAGAAAACTTGATTAAAAGCGGCTTTAAAAATTATATTTTTTCCCTGAATTATAAATCTGAAATGATTCGTGACTATTTTGGTACAGGAGAACGCTGGGGTATTAATATTTCATATATTCAAGAAGTTGAGGAACTTGGCACGGCTGGTAGTTTAAGTTTATTACCTTTCCTTGAACATAAACCTTTTTTCGTCATTAATGCAGATATTTTAACAAACATTAACTTTGGTCATGTTCTTGATTTTCACCAGGAAAAAAAAGATAAAACCATAGCCACCATTTGTGTGCGTCAGCACCAAAGTAAAATACCTTTCGGACTGGTTCATATTGATGAAATGGATTCAAGGTTGATTGATATCGAAGAAAAACCAATAAAAAATTATTTTGTTAATGGGGGCATTTATATTTTAGAACCTGAAATACTCCGCCACCTTAATTTTAATACTTATTGTGATATGCCACATTTACTCAATCACTTAGTAAAAAAAGGGTTTCATGTGGCAACATTTCCTATCCATGAATATTGGCTTGATATTGGGCATCACGACAATTTACTGAAAGCCGCTAGTGATTATCTTGAAGTATTTAGTTAATCTAATTGAGTTGGTTTCTTGTTAAAACAACTTGATTAAGAGCGTGCGTAAATTTTTTTGCCATTTCATAATGATTATACTTATCCATCTCAGATGGTATGCCTTGATAGGCAACCGCTCCGCTTGTTAAAAAACTGCAATAATATTCATAAAGAATATGCTTAATATCATCAAGGGTTATGCCATCATGC
Coding sequences within:
- a CDS encoding CBS domain-containing protein; this encodes MDKAVCHWKDVLIRIDTPIITAIQLLDAKSLRVLLVVDENQRLLGIITDGDIRRYLLKHAPLEATVDKIMNKNPVFANISESQEQILMRMHALNILHIPIVDGRNQVIGLETYESFFEKRTRDNWIILMAGGVGKRLRPLTLDCPKPLIKIGNKPIAEILLENLIKSGFKNYIFSLNYKSEMIRDYFGTGERWGINISYIQEVEELGTAGSLSLLPFLEHKPFFVINADILTNINFGHVLDFHQEKKDKTIATICVRQHQSKIPFGLVHIDEMDSRLIDIEEKPIKNYFVNGGIYILEPEILRHLNFNTYCDMPHLLNHLVKKGFHVATFPIHEYWLDIGHHDNLLKAASDYLEVFS